In Edaphobacter dinghuensis, a genomic segment contains:
- a CDS encoding PadR family transcriptional regulator, with translation MRKSQPQNEMLKGTLDMMILRTLVSSDAHGHTIAKVIERTSEDLLEVEQGSLYPALHRLEDRRWVTSYWGVSENNRKAKFYRLTAEGRKQLVRETNRWRQMTRAIGLVMGEEGGAQ, from the coding sequence ATGCGCAAAAGTCAGCCACAGAATGAAATGCTCAAGGGCACTCTGGACATGATGATCCTGCGGACGCTTGTTAGCAGCGACGCTCACGGACACACGATTGCCAAGGTTATTGAGCGCACCTCGGAAGATCTTCTGGAGGTGGAACAGGGATCACTGTATCCGGCGCTGCACAGGCTCGAAGATCGACGGTGGGTAACTTCTTATTGGGGTGTGAGCGAGAACAATCGCAAGGCAAAGTTCTATCGCCTGACGGCAGAAGGGCGTAAGCAGTTGGTGCGTGAGACCAACCGCTGGCGTCAAATGACTCGCGCCATCGGGCTAGTGATGGGAGAAGAGGGAGGTGCGCAATGA